One window of Deltaproteobacteria bacterium genomic DNA carries:
- the lpxB gene encoding lipid-A-disaccharide synthase, which produces MKNRILIVAGEASGDKHGAKLVREIKLSAPETHLYGIGGTAMRAEGVDTFIDSGNLAVIGLWEVVHKIGMVWKAFQRIRHEFLTHPPDLVILIDFPDFNLRVAHMASKRGIPVAYYISPQVWAWRKGRVKQIARWVRKMLVIFPFEATFYKRHGIRAEYVGHPLLDEPMERMEREEALRFLNLDPNHRYVGLLPGSRRSEIRLMFPNILRAGALIHRKFPDTRFIVPVASTLKETDLAPYLKRFPIPVSLVTGRFQAAMRSMDAAIVASGSATLETAMLDVPMCIVYRVSPITALVGRFVINVDYIGIINLIAGRQVAVELIQNKATPQRMAREIEFLLNDPERCNRMRADYREIRVKLGDSGASPKAARHILEILQAGAAA; this is translated from the coding sequence TTGAAAAATAGGATCTTGATTGTGGCCGGCGAAGCTTCCGGGGATAAGCACGGCGCCAAGCTTGTCCGAGAGATCAAGCTGTCGGCTCCCGAGACCCATCTCTACGGCATAGGTGGAACCGCCATGCGCGCGGAAGGTGTAGACACCTTTATCGACAGCGGAAATCTCGCAGTAATCGGGCTTTGGGAGGTCGTTCATAAGATAGGGATGGTCTGGAAAGCCTTCCAGCGAATTCGCCATGAGTTCCTGACTCATCCTCCCGATTTGGTGATTCTTATCGATTTCCCTGATTTCAATCTCAGAGTCGCCCACATGGCGAGTAAGCGCGGAATTCCAGTGGCGTATTATATAAGCCCTCAGGTTTGGGCCTGGCGAAAAGGCAGGGTAAAGCAAATCGCACGTTGGGTGCGTAAGATGTTGGTCATTTTCCCGTTTGAAGCGACGTTTTACAAGCGGCACGGGATCCGGGCCGAATACGTGGGGCATCCTCTGTTGGACGAACCAATGGAGCGCATGGAACGGGAAGAGGCTTTGCGTTTCCTGAACCTCGATCCGAATCACAGATACGTCGGATTGTTGCCCGGTAGCCGGCGCAGCGAGATCCGCCTTATGTTTCCGAATATCCTTCGAGCGGGAGCTCTGATTCACAGGAAGTTTCCGGACACCCGATTCATCGTACCGGTAGCCAGCACTCTGAAAGAGACGGACCTGGCCCCGTACCTGAAGCGATTCCCTATCCCGGTTTCCTTGGTCACCGGCCGATTTCAGGCAGCCATGCGCTCCATGGACGCAGCCATTGTCGCTTCAGGGTCGGCTACTCTCGAGACAGCCATGCTGGACGTCCCCATGTGTATTGTGTATCGTGTATCTCCCATAACGGCCCTGGTGGGAAGATTCGTTATTAACGTGGACTACATCGGCATTATCAACCTGATCGCAGGGAGACAGGTGGCTGTGGAACTGATCCAGAATAAAGCCACTCCCCAAAGAATGGCCCGGGAAATCGAGTTTCTCTTGAACGACCCCGAACGCTGCAATCGCATGAGAGCAGACTACCGCGAGATCCGTGTCAAACTCGGAGACAGCGGAGCTTCCCCCAAGGCGGCCCGACACATTTTGGAAATCCTGCAAGCAGGAGCAGCCGCGTGA